In Microbulbifer salipaludis, a genomic segment contains:
- a CDS encoding nuclear transport factor 2 family protein, with amino-acid sequence MHGFQAEKSLVLEYFAAMEAAGAEEAGAVLGKYMSEDYLFRGVYPFNELQGANTVASDVWGPLKTSLARMQRRQDVFMAGESEIAGDHWVMSMGHFMGLFDADWLGIRATRKIGMLRYAEFHCVSEDKITQTGLWLDIIGFMQQAGVNPLPPSTGQYFVYPGPRYHDGILLDQQAPEEAAKTLEVLNLMIEDLSGLNASGNDRCPPELLAKRWTEDMAWYGPAGIGASYTIRRYQEQHQYPFREGLKDKVFNGHVCRFAEGNFACFFGWPNLSNTPTGGFLGLPGGELRGDMRVVDVYRREGDKLAENWVLIDIPYWLKQQGLDILERTRAICNP; translated from the coding sequence ATGCATGGTTTTCAAGCCGAAAAGAGCCTGGTGCTGGAATATTTTGCTGCAATGGAGGCGGCCGGTGCTGAGGAAGCTGGGGCGGTACTCGGCAAGTACATGTCTGAGGACTACCTGTTTCGCGGTGTCTACCCATTCAATGAGCTGCAGGGGGCGAACACCGTTGCAAGCGATGTGTGGGGGCCACTAAAGACATCGCTCGCGCGGATGCAACGCCGGCAGGATGTCTTTATGGCGGGTGAGAGCGAAATTGCCGGTGACCACTGGGTGATGAGCATGGGTCACTTTATGGGGCTGTTTGATGCGGACTGGCTGGGTATTCGTGCGACACGCAAGATCGGAATGCTGCGCTATGCAGAGTTCCACTGTGTGAGTGAGGACAAGATCACCCAAACGGGCCTGTGGCTGGATATTATTGGCTTCATGCAGCAGGCGGGAGTTAACCCCTTGCCACCATCGACCGGACAGTATTTTGTCTACCCCGGGCCGCGTTATCACGATGGCATCCTGCTCGATCAGCAGGCGCCGGAAGAGGCGGCGAAAACACTCGAAGTTCTCAACCTGATGATTGAAGACCTGAGTGGCTTGAATGCCTCGGGTAACGACCGTTGCCCGCCAGAGTTGCTGGCCAAGCGCTGGACGGAGGATATGGCTTGGTATGGGCCAGCGGGTATTGGTGCCAGCTACACCATTCGCCGGTATCAGGAGCAACACCAGTATCCATTCCGCGAGGGCCTGAAAGACAAGGTGTTTAACGGGCACGTGTGCCGTTTTGCCGAGGGCAATTTTGCCTGCTTCTTTGGGTGGCCGAACCTGTCCAATACGCCCACGGGCGGTTTCCTTGGTTTGCCTGGTGGTGAACTGCGCGGTGACATGCGCGTGGTCGATGTCTATCGCCGCGAAGGCGACAAGCTGGCAGAGAACTGGGTGCTGATCGATATTCCCTACTGGTTGAAGCAGCAGGGTCTGGACATCCTCGAGCGCACCCGCGCTATCTGCAATCCCTGA
- a CDS encoding BCCT family transporter: MKKHSVDKPTFALAVGVIFLVCMPLVLAPETGGATLKALHQWITQQLGQVYILAANAVLIFLGWLAFGRFGQVKLGDAEDKPDYSTFTWVGMLFCAGVGAGLMYWAAIEWAFYYEQPPMGAEPGSAAALRWASSYGIFHWGPSAWAFYCLPAVAIAYPYYVKKVPLLRFSTGMHHFLGKNTSGVTARGIDLMFMLALLGGAGSSLGFSTPMISAGIARLTGLEQGFGLDAAVVVLSIAIFAGSVFFGLERGFRKLSGFSVRLAIGLLLFILLAGPTAFILKTGINALGNVLQNFVSMSTWTEPFADGGFVEDWTMFYWAWWIAYAPFVGLFVTRISRGRTLRQVIVGMLVFGSLGCSLFYIVLGNLSLYHFLEGNVDVVAILGQGGGKDVIVAVLDQLPLAALVIAAFSLVSILFSATTYDSAALALAGSATRELPIGENPARWHRISWAMMLGVLPITLLFVGGLTSLQTVLLVVSLPILAICVLMAVSLVCSLQAGETAAAHAAEQPADGAAGRMNAAVEGGAR; this comes from the coding sequence ATGAAAAAGCACAGTGTTGACAAGCCCACCTTTGCACTCGCGGTCGGGGTCATTTTCCTGGTGTGTATGCCGCTGGTGCTGGCACCGGAAACTGGCGGTGCGACGCTAAAGGCTCTACATCAGTGGATTACCCAGCAGTTGGGGCAGGTTTATATACTGGCGGCCAATGCGGTGCTTATTTTTCTGGGTTGGCTGGCGTTCGGGCGCTTTGGCCAGGTGAAGCTCGGCGATGCCGAGGACAAGCCTGATTACAGTACCTTTACCTGGGTGGGTATGCTGTTTTGCGCGGGCGTCGGCGCGGGGTTGATGTATTGGGCTGCCATCGAATGGGCCTTTTATTACGAGCAGCCACCGATGGGCGCAGAACCCGGCTCCGCCGCCGCGCTGCGTTGGGCCTCCTCCTACGGCATCTTCCACTGGGGACCGAGTGCCTGGGCCTTCTACTGCCTGCCGGCGGTGGCCATTGCCTATCCCTACTACGTGAAAAAAGTGCCGCTGTTGCGCTTTAGCACTGGTATGCACCATTTTCTCGGCAAGAACACCAGTGGTGTTACAGCGCGCGGCATCGACCTGATGTTTATGCTGGCGTTGCTGGGTGGTGCTGGCTCTTCGCTGGGCTTTTCCACGCCGATGATCTCCGCCGGCATTGCGCGCCTCACCGGACTCGAGCAGGGCTTTGGCCTTGACGCCGCGGTGGTGGTGCTGAGTATCGCGATCTTCGCCGGCAGTGTGTTCTTCGGGCTGGAGCGCGGCTTCCGCAAACTCAGTGGCTTCAGCGTGCGCCTCGCCATCGGCCTGTTGCTGTTTATCCTGCTGGCTGGGCCCACGGCATTTATCCTCAAGACCGGTATCAACGCACTGGGTAATGTGCTGCAGAATTTTGTCAGCATGAGCACCTGGACGGAGCCCTTTGCCGACGGCGGCTTCGTCGAGGACTGGACCATGTTCTACTGGGCTTGGTGGATCGCCTATGCGCCATTTGTTGGCCTGTTCGTGACTCGTATTTCCCGCGGCCGCACCCTGCGCCAGGTGATCGTCGGTATGCTGGTGTTCGGCAGCCTGGGCTGTTCGCTGTTTTACATCGTGCTCGGCAACCTGTCGCTGTACCACTTTCTCGAGGGCAATGTGGATGTGGTGGCCATCCTGGGGCAGGGTGGCGGCAAGGACGTTATTGTCGCGGTGCTCGACCAGCTGCCGCTGGCGGCACTGGTGATCGCGGCATTCTCGCTGGTGAGCATCCTGTTCTCGGCCACCACCTATGACTCCGCTGCGCTGGCACTGGCCGGTAGCGCCACCCGCGAACTGCCCATTGGCGAGAACCCCGCGCGCTGGCACCGGATCAGCTGGGCGATGATGCTCGGCGTGCTGCCGATCACTCTGCTGTTTGTCGGTGGCCTTACCAGCTTGCAGACGGTGCTGTTGGTCGTGTCGCTGCCGATCCTGGCAATCTGCGTGCTGATGGCGGTGTCGCTGGTGTGCAGCCTACAGGCCGGCGAGACTGCCGCCGCGCACGCAGCCGAACAGCCTGCGGATGGCGCTGCCGGGAGGATGAACGCTGCGGTAGAAGGCGGCGCGCGCTAA